CGCTCGCGCCATCGGGCTGTGGTCGGGCGCCACCACGCTGGCCACCGTGGCCGCACCCGTCGTGGGCGGGGCGCTCGTGGCCCTCGACTGGCGCCTGGTGTTCGCGCTGAACCTCCCGGTGGCCGCGCTCGCCGTCGCCCTGGCCCGGAAGGTGCCCGACACCCGGGACGGAGCCGCCCGCACGCACCGCCTGGACCTGCCCGGTGCCGCGCTGGGCGCCGCGGCGCTCGCGGGGCTGACGTGGGCGCTGACGCGGGCCGGGGAGGTGCCGGACCCAGCGTCCGACGCGGCGGTGCTCGGCGCCGGGGCGGCAGCCGCGGCGCTGGCGGTGGGGTTCGTGGTGCGGGAGCGGCGGGCGGCCTTCCCCGTGGTGCCGCCGTCGCTGTTCGCCGACCGCACCTTCACGGCCGCCAACGGCTTCACGCTGCTCGTGTACGCGGCGCTGTCGGGGATGCAGCTGCTGCTGGTGCTCCAGCTGCAGGTGTCGCTGGGGTGGACGGCGCTGCAGGCGGGGCTGGCGTCGTTGCCGTCGTCGCTGCTGCTCGGGCTGCTCTCGGGTCGTGCGGGGGCGCTGGGGCAGCGGTACGGGGTGCGCTCGATGCTCACCGCCGGTGCGGCCACGGGGGCAGCGGGCCTGGTGCTCCTGTCAGGAGCCTCTCCGGGTGACGCCTACGCCACCGCGGTGCTGCCCGGGGTGCTGGTGATGGGCCTGGGCTTCGCGGCGTTCGTGGCGCCGCTGACCGCCGGGGTGCTGGCGGCCGCGCCGGGAGAGCTGGCGGGCGCGGCCTCCGGGGTCAACAACGCCGTGGCGCGCACCGCGGGCCTGCTCGCCGTGGCCGCCCTGCCCGCCGTGGTGGGCCTGTCGGGCACCGCGTACACCGACCCGGCGCTGCTGGTACCGGCGTTCCGCACGGGGATGCTCGTGTGCGCTGCCCTGGTGGCGGCCGGAGCGCTCCTGGCCCTGCTCGCCCTGCCGCGCGCCGGAGCCGCTGCTGCGCGACAGTGATCGCATGGCTGCTCCCGGAGGACTGGTCCGCCCTCGCAACGGCAAGATCATCGCTGGTGTCTGCGCCGGCCTGGCCCGGCGGTGGGGCATGAGCCCGACGCTGCTGCGCCTGCTGGCCGTGCTCTCCTGCCTGCTGCCGGGGCCGCAGTTCATCGCCTACATCGTCATGTGGGTCGTGATCCCCAAGGAGCGGTAGCCCCTCGCGCGGAGGTCCACGCGTTGCGCCGCGCCGGGCGCGCGCGGTGGGATGGCGAGCATGCACCCCCGCGCCGGCCAGAAGGCCCGCCCCGAGGACCTCGTCGACCTCGACGCCCTGCTCGCCGCCTACACCGAGCGCCGGCCGGACCCCTCCGACCCCGGGCAGCGCGTGGTCTTCGGCACCTCCGGCCACCGCGGCTCCAGCCTGGATGCCGCCTTCAACGAGGCGCACATCCTGGCCACCACCCAGGCGATCGTGGAGCACCGCGCCGAGCAGGGCGTCAGCGGTCCGCTGGTCATCGGGCGCGACACCCACGCCCTGTCCGAGCCGGCGTGGCGCAGCGCGCTGGAGGTGCTCGTGGCCAACGGCGTCGACGTCCTGGTCGACAGCCGCGACGGCTACACGCCCACGCCCGCCGTCTCCCACGCCATCCTGCGGCTGAACGCGCAGGGGGGCAGCGGAGGAGCTGGCCGTGCTGATGGCATCGTCGTCACGCCGTCCCACAACCCCCCGCGCGACGGCGGCTTCAAGTACAACCCGCCCACGGGCGGCCCGGCCGGGTCCGACGCCACCAAGAAGATCGCCGCCCGGGCCAACGAGCTGCTCGAGCGCGACCTCGACGGCGTGCGGCGCGTCCCCTTCGACGAGGCCCGCGGCCGCGCCGGCTCCTACGACTTCCTCGCGCACTACGTCGACGACCTGCCCTCCGTGCTCGACCTGGAGGCCATCAGGAAGGCCGGGGTGCGCATCGGCGCCGACCCGCTCGGCGGTGCCGCCGTGGGCTACTGGGGCGAGATCGGCTCCCGCCACGGCCTGGACCTCACCGTGGTCAACCCCGAGGTCGACCCGCGCTGGTCGTTCATGACCCTCGACACCGACGGCAAGATCCGCATGGACTGCTCCTCGCCGTCGGCGATGGCGTCCTTGCGCGAGATCATGGCGACCGCCGACGGCGGGAAGGCCCCGTACGACGTCGCCACCGGCAACGACGCCGACGCCGACCGCCATGGGATCGTCACCCCCGACGGCGGTCTCATGAACCCCAACCACTACCTCGCCGTGGCGATCTCCTACCTCTTCGCCCACCGCCCGGGCTGGGGCGCCGGGACGGCCGTCGGCAAGACGCTGGTGTCGTCGTCGATGATCGACAGGGTCGTGGCCTCGCTGGGCCGCACGCTGCTGGAGGTGCCGGTCGGCTTCAAGCACTTCGTGCCCGGTCTGCTCGACGGCTCGGTCGGCTTCGGCGGGGAGGAGTCCGCGGGAGCGTCGTTCCTGCGGCACGACGGCACCACCTGGACCACCGACAAGGACGGGATCCTCCTGGCGCTGCTGGCCAGTGAGGTCCAGGCCGTGACCGGCCGCAGCCCCAGCGAGCTGTACGCCGAGCTGGTGTCCCAGCACGGGGACCCGGCCTACGCGCGCGTCGACGCCCCCGCCTCCCGCGAGGAGAAGGCCCGCCTGGGGGCGCTCTCGCCCTCCGACGTGAGCGCCGACACCCTCGCCGGGGAGCGGATCACCGCGGTGCTCACCGAGGCGCCGGGCAACGGCGAGGCCATCGGCGGTCTCAAGGTGGTCACCGAGAACGCCTGGTTCGCGGCCCGCCCCTCGGGCACCGAGGACGTCTACAAGATCTACGCCGAGTCCTTCAAGGGCGCCGACCACCTCGCCGCCGTGCAGGAGGAGGCCCGGGAGGTCGTGGGCAGGGCACTGGCCGGCTGATCCCTCCGCCTGGGAGGATCAGGCATGCCGTCCCCCGCCGCCCGGCCGCTGCGCGCCGTGCGGTGGGGGGCTCCCGCCCTGCTCGGGCTGGGGATCGTCGGGCTCGACTGGTACCAGCGGGAGGGCCTGCAGTACCCGGGCACCCTCGTGGCGGTCCCCCTGCTCGCGGCAGCGCTGGGCGGCCCCCTGGGCACAGCGGCCGCCGGGGCCCTCGCGGTGCTGCTGTCCTACGGGCTGGGGGTGGCCGAGGCGACGCGCGTCGAGTACGACCCGAACAGCGACACGGCCGTGACG
This portion of the Quadrisphaera setariae genome encodes:
- a CDS encoding MFS transporter, yielding MPDQRTPSAGHDDDERARPADRSGVALASPTGRAVLVASTAGSAVAFLDAQVVSIALPSIGRDLRAELGVLQWTVNAYTLSLAALVLLGGALGDRWGRRRVFVVGVVWFAVTSAACALAPTAEVLVGARALQGVGAALLTPMSLALLQTVLRREDRARAIGLWSGATTLATVAAPVVGGALVALDWRLVFALNLPVAALAVALARKVPDTRDGAARTHRLDLPGAALGAAALAGLTWALTRAGEVPDPASDAAVLGAGAAAAALAVGFVVRERRAAFPVVPPSLFADRTFTAANGFTLLVYAALSGMQLLLVLQLQVSLGWTALQAGLASLPSSLLLGLLSGRAGALGQRYGVRSMLTAGAATGAAGLVLLSGASPGDAYATAVLPGVLVMGLGFAAFVAPLTAGVLAAAPGELAGAASGVNNAVARTAGLLAVAALPAVVGLSGTAYTDPALLVPAFRTGMLVCAALVAAGALLALLALPRAGAAAARQ
- a CDS encoding PspC domain-containing protein, with product MAAPGGLVRPRNGKIIAGVCAGLARRWGMSPTLLRLLAVLSCLLPGPQFIAYIVMWVVIPKER
- the pgm gene encoding phosphoglucomutase (alpha-D-glucose-1,6-bisphosphate-dependent), coding for MHPRAGQKARPEDLVDLDALLAAYTERRPDPSDPGQRVVFGTSGHRGSSLDAAFNEAHILATTQAIVEHRAEQGVSGPLVIGRDTHALSEPAWRSALEVLVANGVDVLVDSRDGYTPTPAVSHAILRLNAQGGSGGAGRADGIVVTPSHNPPRDGGFKYNPPTGGPAGSDATKKIAARANELLERDLDGVRRVPFDEARGRAGSYDFLAHYVDDLPSVLDLEAIRKAGVRIGADPLGGAAVGYWGEIGSRHGLDLTVVNPEVDPRWSFMTLDTDGKIRMDCSSPSAMASLREIMATADGGKAPYDVATGNDADADRHGIVTPDGGLMNPNHYLAVAISYLFAHRPGWGAGTAVGKTLVSSSMIDRVVASLGRTLLEVPVGFKHFVPGLLDGSVGFGGEESAGASFLRHDGTTWTTDKDGILLALLASEVQAVTGRSPSELYAELVSQHGDPAYARVDAPASREEKARLGALSPSDVSADTLAGERITAVLTEAPGNGEAIGGLKVVTENAWFAARPSGTEDVYKIYAESFKGADHLAAVQEEAREVVGRALAG